Sequence from the Melioribacteraceae bacterium 4301-Me genome:
GTTCAGGTACAATAAAAGTATAATCTTGCGAAAGGGGAGTGTAAGTTACTCCATTTATTGTGTACTCCTCACCTGCATTGTAAATTGCATTGTGCTCACACTCATCAACGCAAGCAGAGCAATTAATGCAATCTTCTGTTATTACCATCATTTTAGTATCTCCGTATAAGATGAAAAAAATTTTATTTTATTTATCAAAAAGCTTGCCTATAAATACCTGTTAAAATCTGTTTTTATACCTCTTTTTTTTAAGGAAAACAAAATTTTTTTCCCGTTACTTATTGTGCTTTTCCACAATTGATAATCATATTTTAAGCAATAGCAAGTATAAGAATAAAAAGATGACATATCTTGATAAGAAGCAAAATTATCATTAAGTACTATAGAAATAAAGACATAAAAATTAAAATTGTGAGTATTAAACTAATTTATTCACAATAATGATTTCAAGAAACAAGATTATGGGGAGAATTTTCAGAAAAGTTTGATTAATAAAAGTTGATGGAAAATAGATTGTATGATAAGTATTTTTTCTATAATTTTCGACTGTTCAA
This genomic interval carries:
- a CDS encoding 4Fe-4S binding protein encodes the protein MMVITEDCINCSACVDECEHNAIYNAGEEYTINGVTYTPLSQDYTFIVPELCDNCKSCVEVCATDAIIEK